The nucleotide window CAGTTAGCAGTTGTGTTGAACGCAGTCAAAGCTGCTTCTCTGGTTGCAAATGTAGAGCCGCCGATAGCTGGATTGTACGCTGCAACATCTGCACCCCCTGTTCCTGGCAGCACTAGGGCGGTTGAGCCTACCGTTAACCCTGTACCACCAAGCAAACCACTAGTAGTAGCACCGTTAAAGCCACCATTGTTATTAGTAATTGCTGCTAGAAACGTAGTCGGACTGGTTTCCGATGGGCCGACAAAGGCGAAAATTGACTCCCCAGAGGCTCCTAGAGCTATGGTTCCACCACTGATTGTGCCAACAGTAGCACTGCGTGATGCTAGGGATGTATTGAGAAATTCCACAATCGTACCTGGAGCTAAATCACTAGCACCATTCGTCCAAGTAAAACTGCCTTCTCCAGTGTTAAACGCACCGCCAGATCCAATATTCAGACCATTCCACTCATTGTCCTGAAAGCGGATCACGGCTCCAGCGGGAATTGGGTCAACGGCAATGAAGGCAAAGCCATCATTACCATCTGCATTGAAGCCAACAAAGGCGATCGAGCCTGCGGTAAGTGTCACGATAGAGTCTCCTTGAGTAGTAAAGTTCCCAGTTGTTTCATCTAACCCAGTTGTTGTGTCTAAAATGTCGGCAAAACCCTTGCCAGAACTGTCTCTGCTCAATTTCCCAAACCTAGAGATGGCAGGTTATTCACGCTTCAAGAGAAAGAAGCAGTAACGTCAATCCAGGTGGGTATTCCCAGAGCTTAGAAACACTAAGGATAGATAATCGAGAACAGGCAGCCATGAAAAGTTAGACCAAGCCCAACGATTTGATCTGGCCGCTGGTCTTAGCCCTACGAACTTGCCCGGATGAATCCACCCTTAAGAATACGGTTCTAAAGTCATGGAATTCATAAAATTTCAGTGAAATTGCTTACGTGATCCAGACTACAAAGATGACAATTGTTACCTGGATCACATTAAGTAGCCTATGTGATCGAAAGACACCCATCTAACCCCCAGCCGTTGCTAAAAAAGCAATCCAAGTCTCGCCATCGACTCTATCGAGTCAACAGCGTTAAGTGTTAACCTAAGTCAATCCAAATCCCTGGAAGTGCTTAAATGCGATACCGCCAACAACCACTGGACATCTGCTCCTCACAACAGCGAGAGTAGCAACTTGCCCAACCATGACAGGTCAGTCGAGTATCGATAATGGAATGCCGATATCATCTATAAACCGTCATGCAGTATACCATTTGCAATATTAAGGTCTGATTATAGGCAGGTTATTATTTCGGTAAACCTACGGATATTGCCCAGCTCCTAACCCAGACCCAACTTCCTGAATAATGCCGACGGGCGATCGCATAGTCAACAGGATACAAGGCTATGCTGCAAGGGAGTAGTTCGCTAGAATTAGTGATATGGAGTTGTGTCAGTGTCTATGACCGCTGTTGTCCATGAGCCATTCTCATCCCTGACCATCACCTGGGATCCCCTCCCAGATAACTATCCCTTGCCCGATGACCCTGTGGAAGACGAAAGCCACCCTAAACTTGCTGCTGCCCTCAGCGATGCCCTTACCCATAATGTGCCTACCTTTGCAAAAGATACGTTGATTGTCTCCAACTTTGCCCTTTGTGCCACTGTCAACCAGCGCACCATCTGCAAAGCTCCTGACTGGATGCTTGTCCATCCCCTGCCGCCCCGTGCCGATGGCTTGCCCCGCCGCAGCTATACCCCCTATGCCGAGGGGCCTGTGCCGCTAGTGGTGATGGAATTCCTGTCTACACGTCATCAAGGGGAATATTCCATGCGGCGCACTGGACAACTGGGCAAGTGGTTTTTCTACGAGCAGGTTGTGCGAGTACCGACCTACGTAATCTTTCGCCCTCTACAGGGCACGTTAGAGGTGTATCAACTAGATGAGTTCGGGCACTACAAACCAGTGGAGGCCGATGCCCATAACCATTACCCCATTCCAGCCCTAAACTTAGCGTTAGGCATCTGGTCTGGTACCTACGGCGATCGGGCTGGGCACTGGCTACGATGGTGGGATGCGTCTGGGGTATTGTTACCTTGGTCAGAAGAACGGGCACAGGCAGCACAGCAGCAACTATCTCAGG belongs to Cyanobacteriota bacterium and includes:
- a CDS encoding Uma2 family endonuclease; its protein translation is MTAVVHEPFSSLTITWDPLPDNYPLPDDPVEDESHPKLAAALSDALTHNVPTFAKDTLIVSNFALCATVNQRTICKAPDWMLVHPLPPRADGLPRRSYTPYAEGPVPLVVMEFLSTRHQGEYSMRRTGQLGKWFFYEQVVRVPTYVIFRPLQGTLEVYQLDEFGHYKPVEADAHNHYPIPALNLALGIWSGTYGDRAGHWLRWWDASGVLLPWSEERAQAAQQQLSQAEQQLSQTEQQLLQAEQRAQRLAERLRQLGVDPDVV